Proteins from one Candidatus Krumholzibacteriia bacterium genomic window:
- a CDS encoding zf-HC2 domain-containing protein, which produces MQHHSDLVTCAWVRARIDEFSDGAEGGLGPGERAAVEDHAKGCAPCRAEIEAAHVLLNALRALPVHEVPASVVAAAEAAIASADRAVPVPHPRARQRGAVRWLPALAAAAGIVVVVATARWSDPVVTVSSGFAEARVERATREAVLALSYVNRYARMTGQIVTDEVLERGVVGSVERAIDTGVIAPRRNSSLRRALEKSGFVETKPEHERS; this is translated from the coding sequence ATGCAGCACCATAGCGACCTGGTGACCTGCGCGTGGGTGCGCGCGCGCATCGACGAGTTCTCCGACGGCGCCGAGGGCGGACTCGGACCCGGCGAACGCGCGGCTGTCGAGGATCACGCGAAGGGCTGTGCTCCATGCCGGGCCGAGATCGAAGCGGCGCACGTGCTGCTCAATGCGCTGCGCGCCCTGCCCGTCCACGAGGTCCCCGCGTCGGTGGTGGCCGCCGCGGAGGCGGCCATTGCGTCCGCCGACCGCGCGGTGCCGGTACCGCATCCGCGGGCACGCCAGCGCGGTGCGGTGCGCTGGCTCCCCGCGCTGGCGGCAGCCGCGGGCATCGTCGTGGTGGTGGCTACGGCACGCTGGTCGGACCCGGTCGTAACCGTAAGCAGCGGTTTCGCCGAGGCACGCGTGGAGCGCGCCACCCGCGAGGCCGTGCTCGCGCTTTCCTATGTAAACCGCTACGCGCGCATGACCGGCCAGATCGTGACCGACGAGGTGCTGGAGCGGGGCGTGGTGGGAAGTGTGGAGCGCGCCATCGACACCGGGGTCATCGCCCCGCGCCGGAACTCTTCCCTGCGCCGCGCGCTGGAAAAATCTGGTTTTGTTGAAACCAAACCGGAACACGAACGCTCTTAA
- the thiC gene encoding phosphomethylpyrimidine synthase ThiC — MAGIKEHGTGYGDHFPASRKVYAPGPREGMRVPLREVALASARRADGSAPGNARLRLYDTSGPWTDPDVRIDVRAGLPAVRAAWIDGRGDVEFYAGRDGHYERDGRPVPFPGLHRERRRARVGANVTQMHYARRGVVTPEMEYAAIRENLGRPEAYEAEFARRNGAEGALAHAQVGRSDVLNHQHPGMPMGARIPRHITPEFVRDELAAGRAIIPANINHPELEPMIIGRNFRVKINANIGNSAVASSIEEEVEKMRWATLWGADTVMDLSTGKNIHDTREWIVRNSPVPIGTVPIYQALQKVGGKPEELTWEVFRETLIEQAEQGVDYFTIHAGVLLRFVPWTANRATGIVSRGGSIMAAWCLAHHRESFLYTNFGEICQIMAAYDVSFSLGDGLRPGSIADANDRAQLAELQTIGELTKMAWENDCQVMIEGPGHVPMHLIQENMELELQHCHEAPFYTLGPLTTDVAPGYDHITSAIGAAMIGWHGCALLCYVTPKEHLGLPDRDDVKAGVIAYKIAAHAADLAKGFPGAQEWDNALSRARFEFRWEDQFNLAMDPETARAFHDETLPKDNMKTAHFCSMCGPHFCSMKITEDVRAYAREKGISEESVLAEGMADKAREFKDGGAKIYR; from the coding sequence ATGGCCGGAATCAAGGAACACGGAACAGGATACGGAGACCACTTTCCCGCGTCGCGCAAGGTGTACGCGCCGGGCCCGCGCGAGGGCATGCGCGTTCCCCTGCGCGAGGTCGCCCTGGCGAGCGCCCGCCGCGCCGACGGCTCCGCCCCCGGCAACGCGCGCCTGCGTCTCTACGATACCAGCGGCCCCTGGACCGACCCGGACGTGCGCATCGACGTGCGCGCGGGTCTGCCCGCGGTGCGCGCCGCGTGGATCGACGGGCGCGGAGACGTGGAGTTCTACGCCGGCCGCGACGGCCACTACGAACGCGACGGCCGGCCGGTCCCGTTTCCCGGGCTGCACCGTGAGCGCCGCCGTGCGCGCGTCGGCGCCAACGTGACGCAGATGCACTACGCGCGCCGCGGCGTCGTCACTCCGGAGATGGAGTACGCCGCCATCCGCGAGAACCTGGGCCGCCCCGAGGCCTACGAGGCGGAGTTCGCGCGACGCAACGGCGCGGAGGGCGCGCTGGCCCACGCACAGGTGGGCCGTTCCGACGTTCTAAACCACCAGCACCCGGGGATGCCCATGGGAGCACGCATCCCGCGCCACATCACGCCCGAGTTCGTGCGCGACGAGCTGGCCGCCGGCCGCGCCATCATTCCGGCGAACATCAACCATCCCGAGCTGGAGCCCATGATCATCGGGCGCAACTTCCGCGTGAAGATCAACGCCAACATCGGCAACAGCGCGGTGGCTTCTTCCATAGAGGAGGAAGTGGAGAAGATGCGCTGGGCGACACTCTGGGGCGCCGACACGGTAATGGATCTTTCCACCGGCAAGAACATCCACGACACACGCGAGTGGATCGTGCGCAATTCGCCCGTCCCCATCGGGACGGTCCCCATCTACCAGGCCCTGCAGAAAGTGGGCGGCAAGCCGGAGGAGCTCACCTGGGAGGTGTTCCGCGAGACGCTGATCGAGCAGGCCGAGCAGGGTGTGGACTATTTCACCATCCACGCCGGCGTGCTGCTGCGCTTCGTTCCCTGGACCGCGAACCGCGCCACCGGAATCGTTTCGCGGGGCGGGTCCATCATGGCGGCATGGTGCCTCGCCCACCACCGCGAGAGTTTCCTGTACACAAACTTCGGCGAGATCTGCCAAATCATGGCCGCCTACGACGTGTCCTTCTCGCTGGGAGACGGGCTGCGCCCCGGCTCCATCGCCGACGCCAACGACCGCGCGCAGCTCGCCGAGCTGCAAACCATCGGCGAGCTAACGAAGATGGCGTGGGAGAACGACTGTCAGGTGATGATCGAAGGCCCCGGACACGTGCCCATGCACCTGATCCAGGAGAACATGGAACTGGAGCTGCAGCACTGCCACGAGGCGCCGTTCTACACGCTGGGGCCGCTCACCACCGACGTGGCCCCCGGGTACGACCACATCACCAGCGCCATCGGCGCCGCCATGATCGGCTGGCACGGCTGCGCGCTGTTGTGTTACGTGACACCCAAGGAGCACCTCGGCCTGCCCGACCGCGACGACGTGAAGGCGGGCGTGATCGCCTACAAGATCGCGGCCCACGCCGCCGACCTGGCCAAGGGCTTCCCCGGCGCACAGGAGTGGGACAACGCGCTGTCGCGGGCTCGCTTTGAGTTCCGCTGGGAGGACCAGTTCAACCTGGCCATGGACCCGGAGACGGCGCGCGCCTTCCACGACGAGACGCTGCCCAAGGACAACATGAAGACGGCGCATTTCTGCTCCATGTGCGGACCACACTTCTGTTCGATGAAGATCACCGAGGACGTGCGCGCCTATGCGCGCGAGAAGGGAATCTCCGAAGAGAGCGTGCTCGCCGAGGGGATGGCGGACAAGGCCCGTGAGTTCAAGGACGGCGGCGCGAAGATCTACCGCTGA
- a CDS encoding DUF4097 domain-containing protein → MRRFTMAALALAVVLAVALAAPAAVAKKWNKVKEESHQSFDAGKKGSLSLSNINGDVTVTGYDGTTIEVDAIKYASSQERLDETTIESSMKNGHVVIKVDIDDHDDWDHDGNAGVEFTIRVPRGTRIDEVELVNGDLQLDGIEGEVDASSVNGDVTATHLSGAVALSAVNGDVELDVTGAVDSIRLQSVNGTVELTLPRNASARVSASTVHGSIRGTGEIKADRGIVGSSLSSVLGKGEGTIKLDTVNGNIRIYQEGEKDKG, encoded by the coding sequence ATGCGCAGATTCACGATGGCGGCGTTGGCGTTGGCGGTGGTGCTGGCGGTGGCGCTGGCCGCACCGGCCGCAGTGGCGAAGAAGTGGAACAAGGTCAAGGAGGAGAGCCACCAGAGTTTCGACGCGGGCAAGAAGGGCAGCCTGTCACTCTCCAACATCAACGGTGACGTCACCGTCACCGGCTACGACGGCACAACCATCGAAGTGGATGCCATCAAGTATGCGAGCAGCCAGGAGCGGCTCGACGAGACCACCATCGAGTCGTCCATGAAGAACGGCCATGTGGTCATCAAGGTGGACATCGACGATCACGACGACTGGGATCACGACGGTAACGCCGGCGTCGAGTTCACCATCCGCGTGCCGCGCGGGACGCGTATCGACGAGGTCGAACTGGTCAACGGCGACCTGCAACTGGACGGCATCGAGGGGGAAGTGGACGCGTCGTCGGTGAACGGCGATGTGACCGCGACGCACCTTTCCGGCGCGGTGGCACTGTCGGCGGTGAACGGCGATGTCGAGCTGGACGTGACCGGCGCGGTGGATTCCATCCGCCTGCAGTCAGTCAACGGAACCGTGGAGCTCACGCTGCCGCGCAATGCCAGCGCGCGTGTGAGCGCCAGCACGGTGCACGGAAGCATTCGCGGGACCGGCGAGATCAAGGCCGACCGTGGCATCGTGGGCAGCTCCCTGAGCAGCGTACTCGGCAAGGGCGAGGGCACAATCAAGCTCGACACGGTCAACGGCAACATTCGCATCTATCAAGAGGGCGAGAAGGACAAGGGCTGA
- a CDS encoding sigma-70 family RNA polymerase sigma factor, with amino-acid sequence MHDERELVRRMQAGDRGAFRDLVERYKRDVFALAYDLCGNHHDAEDLSQEVFIKAYRAIGGFRADAKLGSWLYRITMNAHIDSKRRKPVQIVSIDAPVAGSGQDDMPVVLPPARGAAPDALAGASRFQQDVERALDVLSAQERSVFVLRHYHDMRIMEISASLSIAEGTVKSLLFRSVRKLRDRLSDYRDEVGDLA; translated from the coding sequence ATGCATGACGAGCGCGAACTGGTGCGGCGGATGCAGGCGGGTGACCGCGGTGCGTTCCGTGACCTCGTCGAGCGGTACAAGCGGGATGTGTTTGCTCTGGCCTATGACCTGTGTGGAAACCACCACGACGCCGAGGATCTGTCGCAGGAAGTATTCATCAAGGCCTATCGCGCGATCGGCGGTTTTCGCGCCGACGCAAAACTCGGAAGCTGGCTGTACAGGATCACCATGAACGCACACATCGACAGCAAGCGCAGAAAGCCGGTGCAGATTGTCAGCATCGACGCGCCCGTCGCGGGTTCGGGGCAGGACGACATGCCCGTCGTCCTGCCACCCGCGCGCGGCGCGGCCCCGGACGCGCTGGCGGGGGCGTCCCGCTTCCAGCAGGACGTCGAGCGCGCGCTGGACGTGCTCTCGGCCCAGGAGCGGAGCGTGTTCGTGCTGCGCCACTACCACGACATGCGCATCATGGAGATTTCCGCGTCGTTGTCGATCGCGGAGGGAACCGTGAAGAGCCTGCTGTTTCGCTCCGTGCGCAAGTTGCGCGACCGGTTGTCCGACTACCGGGACGAAGTGGGTGATCTGGCGTGA
- a CDS encoding DUF4252 domain-containing protein, which yields MTIIIASLLLGGATIAANAQDKNAKGTDKEAALRSQPGYVDFSMLDKMGQDAKVEVNLRDPMLGLVGKFISDEDEELRDLISSLKLVRVRVYEITPTTVERLLAAGSETATRLDKDGWERIVRVRDGEEHVDVYFKPSSNAEWIEGVLVIALGDDNEAAFVNIVGTIRPEDVAKLGEHFDVNGMDKVHIEKKIKN from the coding sequence ATGACCATCATAATCGCGTCACTGCTGCTGGGCGGTGCGACCATCGCGGCCAACGCGCAGGACAAGAACGCCAAGGGCACGGACAAGGAAGCCGCCCTGCGTTCCCAGCCCGGCTATGTCGACTTCTCCATGCTGGACAAGATGGGCCAGGACGCCAAGGTCGAGGTCAACCTGCGCGACCCGATGCTGGGCCTGGTGGGCAAGTTCATCTCGGACGAGGACGAGGAGCTGCGCGACCTCATATCCAGCCTCAAGCTGGTGCGGGTGCGCGTGTACGAGATCACCCCCACCACGGTGGAGCGCCTGCTCGCCGCCGGGTCGGAGACCGCCACCAGGCTGGACAAGGACGGCTGGGAGCGCATCGTGCGCGTACGCGACGGCGAAGAGCACGTCGACGTCTACTTCAAGCCATCGAGCAACGCGGAGTGGATCGAAGGCGTGCTGGTGATCGCGCTGGGCGACGACAATGAAGCCGCGTTTGTCAACATCGTCGGCACCATCCGCCCCGAGGACGTTGCAAAACTTGGCGAGCATTTCGACGTGAACGGAATGGACAAGGTCCACATCGAGAAGAAGATCAAGAACTAG
- a CDS encoding carboxypeptidase regulatory-like domain-containing protein, translated as MRIVLAAALAALLCTSSVSAGSLSGSVTRDGKPLAGAFVTARDSSAGLAVSVRSDSDGRYQLEVPAGSYTLTARVRGAVSAAVAVAPGAGADLDVNTAVDAITDAPPRAFISILPDGDEKRRFIVDCMGCHSMRATNVLDVDGTPRDESAWAEAVDQMLAFAGHDTGFPILPPDRTAGPTAAYLARHVTAGAIERAVAGTPPLPAPGTAYEVTEWDLPEQRDFPHDLMRDGRGNVLVTGMFSGSMYLLDPKSGDFSTVAIPVPGANPRALDIDDDGDWWILLGFPRKLARYRVDAKEWDTFDIGVYGHSVGVDAKKRAWFNGHFTRDPIVFGYVDAASGETRTLEAPPTPMPVEQGGPIPYELRVGPDNTIWITELAGNRLIRHVPESGATTAFELPVKNSGPRRCDVGPDGRVWIPEYAGGKLACFDPATERFEEFDLPVRDSLPYCARVDAGRGLVWVSQCAADAIARFDIRSGTWTEFELPTRNAFIRHMDIDPDTGEVWAAYSHSPNLEMRVVRLRAAR; from the coding sequence ATGCGTATCGTGCTCGCCGCGGCACTGGCCGCACTTCTGTGTACCTCGTCCGTCTCCGCCGGCAGCCTGTCCGGCAGCGTCACCCGTGATGGCAAGCCACTGGCCGGCGCCTTCGTGACCGCGCGCGATTCGTCGGCCGGCCTGGCCGTCTCGGTGCGCAGCGACAGCGACGGGCGCTACCAGCTCGAGGTTCCAGCGGGAAGCTACACTCTGACGGCGCGCGTTCGCGGTGCCGTCTCCGCCGCGGTTGCGGTGGCCCCCGGCGCAGGTGCCGATCTCGACGTCAACACGGCGGTGGACGCCATCACCGACGCGCCGCCTCGCGCCTTCATCAGCATCCTCCCCGATGGCGACGAGAAGCGCCGTTTCATAGTGGATTGCATGGGCTGCCACTCCATGCGCGCCACCAACGTCCTCGACGTGGACGGCACCCCGCGCGACGAATCCGCATGGGCTGAGGCGGTCGACCAGATGCTCGCCTTCGCCGGGCACGACACCGGCTTTCCCATCCTGCCGCCGGACCGCACCGCCGGGCCGACCGCGGCCTATCTTGCGCGCCACGTGACCGCCGGCGCCATCGAACGCGCCGTGGCCGGCACTCCCCCGCTGCCCGCGCCGGGCACCGCGTACGAAGTGACCGAGTGGGATCTCCCGGAACAGCGCGACTTCCCGCACGACCTCATGCGCGACGGGCGCGGCAACGTGCTCGTCACCGGGATGTTCAGCGGCAGCATGTACCTGCTGGACCCGAAGAGCGGCGACTTCTCCACGGTGGCGATTCCAGTGCCGGGCGCAAATCCGCGCGCGCTGGATATCGACGACGACGGCGACTGGTGGATCCTGCTCGGATTCCCGCGCAAACTCGCGCGCTACCGCGTGGATGCGAAGGAATGGGACACCTTTGACATCGGCGTCTACGGGCACAGCGTGGGTGTGGATGCGAAGAAGCGCGCCTGGTTCAACGGACACTTCACGCGCGACCCGATTGTGTTTGGTTACGTGGACGCCGCCAGCGGCGAGACCCGCACCCTGGAGGCGCCTCCCACCCCCATGCCGGTGGAACAGGGCGGTCCGATCCCCTACGAGTTGCGGGTCGGGCCGGACAATACGATATGGATTACCGAGCTCGCCGGAAACCGCCTCATAAGACACGTGCCGGAGAGCGGCGCCACGACCGCCTTCGAACTGCCGGTGAAAAACAGCGGGCCGCGGCGCTGCGATGTCGGTCCCGACGGGCGCGTGTGGATTCCGGAGTACGCGGGCGGGAAGCTGGCGTGCTTCGACCCCGCCACCGAACGCTTCGAAGAGTTCGACCTCCCGGTGCGCGACAGTCTTCCCTACTGCGCGCGCGTGGATGCGGGCCGGGGTCTGGTGTGGGTCTCGCAGTGCGCGGCGGATGCCATCGCGCGCTTCGACATCCGCTCGGGGACGTGGACGGAGTTCGAACTCCCCACGCGCAACGCGTTCATTCGCCACATGGACATCGATCCGGATACGGGGGAGGTGTGGGCGGCGTACTCGCACTCACCCAACCTGGAGATGCGTGTGGTGCGGCTGCGCGCGGCCCGGTGA
- a CDS encoding zf-HC2 domain-containing protein produces the protein MSTCRTYQEWMPEALYDELEQPRAEELARHLDECAACAALCGELRTTLETMSARRRPDPGQVFWDGYWRRLEERVARDTAAADASRFGRWRPAGSWGFRVAAAVAVLAGGVWIGRTILAPQPNGAAHDPASVVVAPPEQAEPQPQQLALDSQGGPPAGSEGRPIDAPAGEVRGDTGDSHDAGAGVVTAASYTSEAQRYIGRSQVVLFALLNGGTDEGEGAGFGSERAQARVLVAEGQRIQDDLTRPEDRRLRDLVGQLEMILREIANLEADSDLAAVEMIRNRVDREGVLLRIDLQQMREASGTDRKQGGQGKAFD, from the coding sequence GTGAGTACCTGCAGGACCTATCAGGAATGGATGCCCGAGGCGCTGTACGACGAGCTCGAACAACCGCGCGCGGAGGAACTCGCCCGGCATCTCGATGAATGCGCGGCCTGTGCGGCGCTCTGCGGCGAACTTCGCACCACCCTGGAGACGATGAGCGCTCGTCGCCGGCCGGATCCGGGACAGGTGTTCTGGGACGGGTACTGGCGGCGGCTTGAGGAGCGGGTTGCGCGCGACACTGCTGCAGCGGACGCGTCCCGGTTCGGGCGGTGGCGGCCGGCTGGATCGTGGGGATTCCGCGTGGCCGCCGCCGTCGCCGTGCTGGCAGGCGGGGTGTGGATCGGCCGCACGATTCTCGCACCGCAACCGAACGGCGCCGCACACGACCCGGCCAGCGTCGTGGTCGCGCCGCCGGAACAGGCCGAACCGCAACCCCAACAGCTCGCGCTGGATTCCCAGGGCGGGCCGCCCGCGGGAAGCGAAGGGCGGCCCATCGACGCGCCGGCCGGTGAGGTGCGCGGCGATACCGGAGACAGCCACGACGCGGGCGCGGGTGTGGTTACCGCCGCGAGCTACACCAGCGAGGCGCAGCGTTACATCGGCCGCTCGCAGGTGGTGCTGTTCGCACTCCTCAACGGCGGGACGGACGAGGGCGAGGGCGCGGGTTTCGGCAGCGAGCGTGCGCAGGCGCGCGTGCTAGTGGCGGAGGGTCAGCGGATTCAGGACGACCTTACGCGCCCCGAGGATCGCCGTCTGCGCGACCTCGTCGGTCAGCTGGAGATGATCCTGCGCGAGATCGCCAACCTGGAAGCGGACAGCGACCTCGCCGCGGTGGAGATGATTCGCAACCGGGTTGACCGCGAGGGCGTCTTACTTCGTATAGACCTGCAACAGATGCGCGAGGCATCCGGGACGGACCGGAAGCAAGGCGGCCAGGGGAAGGCATTCGACTAG
- a CDS encoding sigma-70 family RNA polymerase sigma factor gives MNREFHRLAREHGGRIYTFALHALRNQEDAEDVTQEVLIRLWRHRETVDPARLHAWVMRVARNLVIDSSRRRRMRASVFADGTDAEAVAGLAAARAPRNDSAERSELRGVLEAAVADLEEPYRSIVIMREIQDLSYNEIAAAMEMPLGTIKVYLHRARRQLRERVRKELGHAAP, from the coding sequence ATGAACCGCGAATTCCACAGGCTGGCCCGGGAGCACGGCGGTCGAATCTACACCTTCGCGCTGCACGCGCTCCGTAACCAGGAGGACGCCGAGGACGTGACGCAGGAGGTGCTGATCCGTTTGTGGCGCCATCGCGAAACCGTGGACCCCGCACGCCTGCACGCGTGGGTGATGCGGGTGGCGCGCAATCTGGTGATCGATTCGAGCCGGCGCCGGCGCATGCGTGCCTCGGTGTTTGCCGACGGCACCGACGCCGAGGCAGTCGCCGGCCTGGCGGCAGCACGCGCGCCCCGGAACGACAGCGCCGAGCGCAGCGAGTTGCGCGGCGTGCTGGAAGCCGCCGTCGCGGATCTGGAAGAGCCCTATCGCAGCATCGTGATCATGCGGGAAATACAGGATCTCTCTTATAACGAAATTGCCGCGGCCATGGAAATGCCGCTCGGAACCATCAAGGTCTACCTGCACCGCGCGCGCCGCCAGCTCCGCGAACGCGTCAGGAAGGAACTGGGACATGCAGCACCATAG
- a CDS encoding DUF4252 domain-containing protein encodes MNTRKTSPLFLAATLSLLALSNGCMWAPELTEVKRDIAGQLPDVTFRKNLTLSLGPLTMLLARTVTGFIPDASEARPYLRGVSKVQVAIYETEGNVHAATIETPARLQEMIDDGWEMAVRVRDEDEMVWLLYRIDGDSVREMFVVVMDDEELVLVRVKGHLERLMAEALENIDDEGSFLRRSHGVEM; translated from the coding sequence ATGAACACACGAAAGACGAGCCCGCTGTTCCTGGCGGCAACCCTGTCCCTGCTGGCACTCTCCAACGGGTGCATGTGGGCGCCGGAACTCACCGAAGTGAAGCGCGACATCGCGGGACAACTCCCCGATGTCACCTTTCGCAAGAACCTCACCCTCTCACTCGGCCCGTTGACCATGTTGCTGGCGCGGACCGTCACCGGGTTCATTCCGGACGCGAGCGAGGCGCGCCCCTATCTTCGCGGCGTGAGCAAGGTGCAGGTGGCCATATACGAGACCGAGGGCAACGTCCACGCGGCTACCATCGAAACACCGGCGCGCCTGCAGGAGATGATTGACGACGGCTGGGAAATGGCGGTGCGCGTGCGCGACGAAGACGAGATGGTGTGGCTTCTGTACCGCATCGACGGCGACTCCGTGCGCGAGATGTTCGTGGTGGTGATGGACGACGAAGAGCTCGTGCTGGTGCGGGTCAAGGGCCACCTGGAGCGCCTCATGGCGGAGGCGCTCGAGAACATCGACGACGAGGGAAGCTTCCTGCGCCGGTCCCACGGCGTGGAAATGTAG
- a CDS encoding HEAT repeat domain-containing protein, with amino-acid sequence MRHRTHFMTTILAALLALGALAPMTARAGNEDAAEAYDRLKDLIYDERYSQAYDASRKFLADYGDSRYAEGAEFFRCYSLQRSTRDYQQAFDCYAKFLEAHPDGKWSDDARSEYFKLAKRLSDAGDPRGKAALESMAARRVDEDSEFKMSVIWEIMDQDGDVPFDVVADLLTKSKDADVRRHVVYMIAEVDDPRVVDLLIQVAETDPDPDIRRHAVYALSEYADEERVVSAMVQIMKTEKDADIRRHILYAIAETESDEVTGILINVARTDPDPDARRAATFALAEVDDAAATAALESIVETSDDEELQRAALYALIERDDVNIIPTLKKIALSKSDSRDGRELRRAAVYALAETDDPSVVPVLTEIVKTSGDSEVRKAAFYALAEHGGPEAEALLRTAAMDTKDQELAQAAVWALADVLDDADATEFFMAVYRQSPFEEVRRAALYAAMSGAGEASAPALGQMLEAQEDPEQRKAIVWALSEIDSDESVAILARVARTDPNREVRRAAVQALGAIGTPAAKQALRDLLNER; translated from the coding sequence ATGAGACATCGCACGCACTTCATGACGACGATTCTGGCCGCGCTGCTTGCGTTGGGTGCGCTGGCGCCGATGACGGCACGCGCCGGAAACGAGGATGCCGCCGAGGCCTACGACAGGCTCAAGGACCTCATCTACGACGAACGCTACTCCCAGGCGTACGACGCCTCGCGGAAGTTCCTCGCCGATTACGGCGACAGCCGCTACGCGGAGGGCGCCGAGTTCTTTCGCTGCTATTCGCTGCAGCGTTCCACGCGTGACTACCAGCAGGCGTTCGACTGCTACGCGAAATTCCTGGAGGCCCACCCCGACGGGAAGTGGTCGGACGATGCGCGCTCCGAATACTTCAAGCTGGCCAAGCGCCTCTCCGATGCCGGTGATCCGCGCGGCAAGGCGGCGCTCGAATCCATGGCCGCGCGGCGCGTCGACGAGGACAGCGAGTTCAAGATGTCGGTGATATGGGAGATCATGGACCAGGACGGGGATGTTCCCTTCGACGTGGTGGCCGACCTGCTCACCAAGTCGAAGGACGCGGACGTGCGCCGCCACGTCGTGTACATGATCGCGGAGGTGGACGATCCGCGCGTGGTCGACCTGCTCATCCAGGTGGCCGAGACCGACCCGGATCCGGACATCCGCCGCCACGCCGTGTACGCGCTGAGTGAGTACGCCGACGAGGAGCGGGTGGTCAGCGCGATGGTGCAGATCATGAAGACAGAGAAGGACGCCGACATCCGCCGCCACATCCTCTACGCCATCGCCGAGACCGAGAGTGACGAGGTGACCGGCATTCTGATCAACGTGGCCCGGACCGACCCCGACCCGGACGCGCGCCGCGCCGCCACCTTCGCGCTGGCCGAAGTGGACGACGCCGCCGCCACCGCGGCGCTGGAGTCCATCGTGGAGACTTCCGACGACGAGGAACTGCAGCGGGCCGCGCTCTACGCGTTGATCGAGCGCGACGACGTGAACATCATTCCCACCCTCAAGAAGATCGCTCTGAGCAAGTCCGACTCGCGCGACGGGAGGGAGCTGCGCCGCGCCGCCGTGTACGCGCTGGCGGAGACGGACGACCCGTCGGTGGTGCCGGTGCTGACCGAGATCGTCAAGACATCCGGCGACAGCGAGGTGCGCAAGGCGGCGTTCTACGCGCTCGCCGAGCACGGCGGGCCCGAGGCGGAGGCGCTGTTGCGCACCGCGGCCATGGATACGAAGGACCAGGAACTGGCGCAGGCGGCGGTGTGGGCGCTCGCGGATGTACTGGACGACGCGGACGCCACCGAGTTCTTCATGGCGGTCTACCGCCAGTCGCCCTTCGAGGAGGTGCGGCGCGCGGCGCTGTACGCGGCCATGTCGGGTGCGGGCGAGGCCTCGGCGCCGGCGCTGGGGCAGATGCTGGAGGCGCAGGAGGATCCCGAGCAGCGCAAGGCCATCGTGTGGGCGCTGTCCGAGATCGACTCCGATGAGTCGGTGGCAATCCTGGCGCGGGTGGCCCGCACCGACCCCAACCGCGAGGTGCGCCGTGCCGCGGTGCAGGCGCTGGGCGCCATCGGAACCCCGGCCGCCAAGCAGGCGCTGCGCGATCTGCTCAACGAGCGTTGA